A stretch of the Zingiber officinale cultivar Zhangliang unplaced genomic scaffold, Zo_v1.1 ctg70, whole genome shotgun sequence genome encodes the following:
- the LOC122037638 gene encoding DNA polymerase-like, protein MNALYGRFGMNPRGKVTEICSFSRYEELLFQSGFHSADKLSDDYFVVNYKTNVGSEEEWRPPRNLAMKISAAIAAYARIHMYQFISRGDCYYTDTDSVVLGSPLPDEWVSSSELGKFKLEHKVRTGIFLAPKSYILETEENKEIIKYKGPARDLVTAEWFKLQLADLSRTEEIPHSENFRIDWNSFQILKKDTMIKLALPRSKKRAYVYDEQGSWVDTKPVDIIDMGSPAATADLKEKLFDESKMDHAAQMASREGEISAREREMIARITAREKLLEDRERRVAAEKENLEKTARLAAEKAKFLEEKERLAAERQGANIWLRLQSFLIPKAEIVHPSESEKAEKEEASEMSTRDKEIANPKPYE, encoded by the coding sequence ATGAATGCTCTCTATGGGCGCTTCGGAATGAACCCCCGGGGTAAAGTGACCGAGATCTGCTCTTTCTCTCGTTACGAAGAGTTGCTGTTTCAATCTGGTTTTCACTCAGCAGATAAATTGAGTGACGATTATTTCGTCGTCAATTACAAGACGAACGTCGGCAGTGAAGAAGAATGGCGTCCCCCCCGTAATTTAGCTATGAAAATTTCTGCTGCTATCGCTGCTTACGCTAGAATTCACATGTATCAATTCATTTCACGTGGGGACTGCTACTACACTGATACCGACTCCGTTGTTCTTGGCTCTCCTCTTCCGGATGAATGGGTATCTTCCAGTGAATTAGGTAAATTCAAGCTTGAGCATAAGGTTAGGACGGGGATCTTTCTTGCTCCGAAAAGTTACATCCTTGAGACCGAAGAaaataaggaaataataaagtaCAAAGGCCCGGCCAGAGATTTGGTAACAGCGGAATGGTTCAAGCTTCAACTAGCCGATCTTTCTCGAACGGAGGAAATACCGCATTCTGAGAACTTTCGCATTGATTGGAATTCATTCCAGATTCTGAAAAAAGATACTATGATCAAATTGGCACTGCCGCGCAGCAAGAAAAGAGCTTATGTATATGACGAGCAGGGTTCATGGGTCGATACGAAACCTGTGGATATTATAGATATGGGAAGCCCAGCTGCCACGGCTGATTTGAAAGAAAAACTCTTCGACGAGAGCAAGATGGATCATGCAGCGCAGATGGCTTCTAGGGAGGGAGAGATTTCTGCGAGGGAGAGAGAGATGATTGCAAGGATAACTGCAAGGGAGAAACTTCTAGAGGACAGGGAGAGACGGGTAGCTGCGGAGAAAGAAAACCTGGAGAAGACAGCGAGACTAGCTGCCGAGAAGGCAAAATTCCTTGAGGAGAAAGAAAGACTAGCTGCCGAGAGGCAGGGGGCGAACATCTGGCTGAGATTGCAATCATTTCTGATTCCTAAAGCAGAAATAGTTCATCCGTCAGAGTCCGAGAAAGCGGAAAAGGAGGAGGCGTCCGAAATGTCAACGCGGGATAAGGAGATAGCGAATCCCAAACCATACGAATAG